The Lepeophtheirus salmonis unplaced genomic scaffold, UVic_Lsal_1.4 unplaced_contig_329_pilon, whole genome shotgun sequence genome has a segment encoding these proteins:
- the UQCR-Q gene encoding LOW QUALITY PROTEIN: cytochrome b-c1 complex subunit 8 (The sequence of the model RefSeq protein was modified relative to this genomic sequence to represent the inferred CDS: inserted 1 base in 1 codon), with amino-acid sequence MGHLEFGNLTKIRGTTYYSLSPMEQRAFAGAFTNGXPNLFRRFKRNVVFIAPPFITSYLIWDWGEKSYEQFQRKKKDQYSHES; translated from the exons ATGGGTCATTTAGAGTTCGGAAATTTAACCAAGATTAGGGGAACCACCTACTACTCCCTGTCTCCTATGGAACAGAGAGCTTTTGCTGGAGCATTCACAAACG CTCCCAATTTATTTAGAAGATTTAAGCGCAATGTTGTTTTCATTGCTCCTc CATTTATTACATCATACTTGATTTGGGATTGGGGTGAGAAGTCATACGAACAGTTCCAAAGGAAGAAGAAGGATCAATACAGCCATGAATCATAA
- the LOC121131240 gene encoding CDP-diacylglycerol--inositol 3-phosphatidyltransferase: MSGSNQEPCSLDCLLTTKNVFLFIPNLIGYTRIFLLIISIAVMQSHYILCATCYGLSAALDMVDGYAARKFNQCSRLGALLDMLTDRCGTMALVFTLGIFYPSYSFFLSLSSIIDISMHWIHCHVSVVRGQTSHKSGMDKSLPFILRFYYENKTFLTYMCFMNEAFYGSLYVSYFTSGYFYFFYIAAAVTFPFALLKSGLALLQGYYAALEVVQIDSQERNKNS, encoded by the coding sequence ATGTCAGGATCTAATCAAGAGCCGTGTAGTCTGGATTGTCTTCTCACGacaaaaaatgtgtttcttttCATTCCCAATCTGATTGGATACACCCGAATCTTCCTTCTTATTATCTCCATTGCCGTAATGCAGTCTCATTACATCCTTTGTGCCACTTGCTATGGTTTAAGTGCCGCCTTGGATATGGTGGATGGTTATGCTGCCcggaaatttaatcaatgtagtcGTTTAGGTGCGCTTCTTGACATGCTCACGGATCGTTGTGGCACTATGGCCCTTGTTTTCACACTTGGCATTTTCTACCCTTcctattcattctttttatccCTTTCCAGTATCATTGACATCTCTATGCACTGGATCCATTGCCATGTATCCGTTGTGAGAGGTCAAACGTCTCACAAATCCGGAATGGATAAGTCTCTTCCCTTCATTCTACGTTTttactatgaaaataaaacCTTTCTTACCTATATGTGCTTCATGAACGAAGCCTTCTATGGCTCTTTGTACGTTTCCTATTTCACATCtggatatttttacttcttttacaTTGCTGCAGCCGTCACATTCCCATTTGCTTTGCTCAAATCAGGCCTTGCTCTACTACAAGGTTACTATGCTGCGTTGGAAGTTGTTCAAATCGACTCTCAAGAGAGGAATAAAAACTCATAA
- the LOC121131241 gene encoding CDP-diacylglycerol--inositol 3-phosphatidyltransferase-like translates to MRRGMLGSNQEPCSLDCLLKTNNVFLFIPNLIGYTRIFLLIISIAVMQSHYILCATCYSLSAVLDIVDGLAARKFNQCTQFGALLDMLTDRCGTMALVFTLGIFYPSYSFFLSLSSIIDISMHWIHCQVSVVRGQTSHKSGLDESLPFILRFYYENETFLNFMCLTNEAFYVSLYVSYFTSGYFYFFYIGATVTFPFALLKSGLALLQGYYATLEVVRIDSQERNKSS, encoded by the coding sequence atgaggAGAGGAATGTTAGGATCTAATCAAGAGCCGTGTAGTCTGGATTGTCTTCTCAAAACAAACAATGTGTTTCTTTTCATTCCCAATCTCATTGGATACACCCGAATCTTCCTTCTTATTATCTCCATTGCCGTAATGCAGTCTCATTACATCCTTTGTGCCACTTGCTATAGTTTAAGTGCCGTCCTGGACATAGTGGATGGTCTTGCTGCCcggaaatttaatcaatgtactCAATTTGGTGCTCTTCTTGACATGCTCACGGATCGTTGTGGCACTATGGCCCTTGTTTTCACACTTGGCATTTTCTATCCTTcctattcattctttttatccCTTTCCAGTATCATTGACATCTCCATGCACTGGATCCATTGCCAAGTATCCGTTGTGAGAGGTCAAACGTCTCACAAATCCGGACTAGATGAGTCTCTTCCCTTCATTCTACGATTTTACTATGAGAATGAAACCTTTCTTAACTTCATGTGCTTGACAAATGAAGCCTTCTATGTCTCCTTGTACGTTTCTTATTTCACATCtggatatttttacttcttttacaTTGGTGCAACCGTCACATTCCCATTTGCTTTGCTCAAATCAGGCCTTGCTTTACTACAGGGTTACTACGCTACGTTGGAAGTTGTTCGAATCGACTCTCAAGAGAGGAATAAAAGCTCATAA